GATCTTGCCCACGCCATCGAACGCCTGTGGCCGACGCCGGCGGAGACGGAGAAGGCGGGCGGGCGTTATGTCGTGCTGACCGGCGGCGAGCCGACGCTACAGATCGACGCCGCCCTGATCGACGCCCTCCACGCGCGCCATTTCGAAATTGCCCTGGAAACCAACGCCACCCGCGTCCCGCCACCCGGGATCGACTGGATTTGCGCCAGCCCCAAGGGCGACGCGCCACTTGCCGTCGGGGCGGGCGACGAGTTGAAATTGGTTTACCCCCAGCCCGGCGTCGATCCCGCCGCGTTCGCCGACCTTGACTTCACGCATTTTTTCCTGCAGCCCATGGATGGCCCCGAGCGGGCGCGCAACACCGCCCTGACGGTGCGCTACTGTCTCGATCACCCATGCTGGAAACTGTCCCTGCAAACCCACAAAATCATAGGAATTCCATAACGATGACCTATCTGGTCACCCGCACGATCGGGATCGACGCCGGACACCGGATTATGACTCACGGCTCGAAATGCCGCCACCTGCACGGCCATCGCTATACCATCGAAGCGACCTGCAAGGCGCGCGGCGACGCCTTGCAGAGCAACGGCGAACAGACCGACATGGTGATTGACTTCGGTTTTTTAAAAGAGGAGATGGAGCGCCATATCGACGCCCCCT
This genomic window from Varunaivibrio sulfuroxidans contains:
- the queE gene encoding 7-carboxy-7-deazaguanine synthase, whose protein sequence is MSYAIKEMFYTLQGEGARAGRPAVFCRFAGCNLWSGREEDRAQARCTFCDTDFVGVDGAGGGRFEDADDLAHAIERLWPTPAETEKAGGRYVVLTGGEPTLQIDAALIDALHARHFEIALETNATRVPPPGIDWICASPKGDAPLAVGAGDELKLVYPQPGVDPAAFADLDFTHFFLQPMDGPERARNTALTVRYCLDHPCWKLSLQTHKIIGIP